The Streptococcus pluranimalium genome contains a region encoding:
- a CDS encoding UPF0223 family protein has protein sequence MPNNTYSYPLDLSWSTEEITSVLCFFNHVEKAYESKVDVHAFLEAYAAFKQVVPSKGEEKRLDKAFEQASGYSIYRAVQAARSQSEGWLRLGE, from the coding sequence ATGCCTAATAATACCTATTCATACCCACTTGATTTATCCTGGAGTACTGAAGAAATAACTTCAGTGCTTTGTTTTTTTAATCATGTAGAAAAAGCCTATGAAAGTAAAGTTGATGTCCATGCTTTTTTGGAAGCTTACGCTGCATTTAAACAAGTCGTTCCATCTAAAGGGGAGGAGAAACGATTGGATAAGGCGTTTGAACAAGCTAGTGGTTATTCAATTTATCGTGCTGTTCAAGCTGCTAGATCGCAATCTGAAGGGTGGTTGAGACTTGGAGAGTAA
- a CDS encoding Spx/MgsR family RNA polymerase-binding regulatory protein: MVTLFLSPSCTSCRKARAWLEKHEVEYVEHNIITSPLTQDELMSILSFTENGTEDIISTRSKVFQKLDIDVDDMSISQLIELIASNPSLLRRPIIMDNKRMQIGFNEDEIRAFLPRDYRKQELRQATIRAEIEGKHA, translated from the coding sequence ATGGTTACTTTATTTTTATCACCGAGTTGCACGAGTTGTCGTAAGGCGCGTGCTTGGTTAGAAAAGCACGAAGTCGAGTATGTTGAACATAATATTATTACAAGCCCTTTGACTCAAGATGAATTGATGTCTATCCTATCATTCACGGAAAATGGGACAGAAGATATTATTTCAACCCGTTCAAAAGTTTTTCAAAAGTTAGATATAGATGTCGATGACATGTCTATTTCTCAACTGATTGAGTTAATTGCTTCAAATCCAAGTTTATTACGACGTCCCATTATTATGGATAATAAGCGTATGCAAATTGGGTTCAATGAAGATGAGATTAGAGCCTTTTTGCCAAGAGATTATCGTAAACAAGAACTTCGCCAAGCTACAATTCGAGCGGAAATTGAGGGAAAACATGCCTAA
- a CDS encoding bifunctional riboflavin kinase/FAD synthetase, with product MKITVIKSHQEIVEPQKTVLVLGYFDALHTGHKALFDKAKEVAKKKELTVVVMTFLESPKLAFSRFTPELLLHVTYPEKRYQKFEEYGVDSLYLTNFTSDFAKISSDEFINTYIKQLNPDSIVVGFDYHFGHNRTNPDYLSRNFSGDVIVIPEIRDGQRKISSTLIRQLIQEGNVRDAGQLLGYDYSTRGIVVHGDARGRTIGFPTANLAPIDRTHLPADGVYVTDVIVKGKRYRSMTSIGENITFGGTELRLEANIFDFSGDIYGEAIEIFWLEKIRDMEKFNGIDDLVQQLENDQEIAINWQKP from the coding sequence ATGAAAATAACAGTTATTAAATCTCATCAAGAGATTGTGGAACCACAAAAAACAGTTCTTGTCCTGGGCTACTTTGATGCTCTTCACACTGGACATAAAGCGCTATTTGATAAAGCAAAAGAAGTGGCAAAGAAGAAAGAATTAACCGTCGTTGTAATGACCTTTCTGGAATCTCCTAAACTAGCTTTTAGTCGTTTTACGCCAGAATTGCTTCTACACGTCACATATCCTGAGAAGCGTTATCAAAAATTTGAAGAGTATGGGGTTGACTCTCTATATCTAACGAATTTTACGAGTGATTTTGCTAAAATTTCATCCGATGAATTTATCAATACCTATATTAAACAATTAAATCCAGATAGTATAGTTGTTGGCTTTGACTATCATTTTGGACATAATAGAACTAATCCTGATTATTTGTCTCGTAATTTTTCTGGTGATGTTATTGTCATCCCTGAAATAAGAGATGGGCAGCGAAAAATTAGTTCAACCTTAATACGCCAACTGATTCAAGAAGGGAATGTTAGGGATGCTGGCCAATTGTTGGGGTATGATTATTCGACGCGAGGGATTGTTGTGCATGGAGATGCTAGAGGACGCACGATTGGCTTTCCTACAGCTAATTTAGCCCCAATAGATAGGACCCATCTTCCTGCAGATGGCGTCTATGTTACAGATGTTATTGTCAAAGGTAAACGCTATCGATCAATGACTAGTATTGGAGAAAATATTACTTTCGGTGGTACAGAACTACGCTTAGAAGCTAATATTTTTGATTTTTCAGGGGATATTTACGGTGAGGCTATTGAAATTTTTTGGTTAGAGAAAATTCGTGACATGGAAAAATTTAATGGCATAGATGATTTAGTTCAGCAGCTTGAAAATGATCAAGAAATTGCGATAAATTGGCAAAAACCATAG
- the truB gene encoding tRNA pseudouridine(55) synthase TruB translates to MINGIINLKKAAGMTSHDAVFKLRKILQEKKIGHGGTLDPDVTGVLPIAVGKATRVLEFMTESGKVYEGEITLGYSTTTEDASGEVVKKTPVSSTLSEEDIDLAMREFVGQITQIPPMFSAVKVNGKKLYEYARAGEVVERPERQITIGEFYRTSSLIHEDDTVRFSFRVSCSKGTYVRTLSVDLGERLGFASHMSQLQRTASAGLDLSQSVTLEEIELLVAKNDLSFLLPIEFGLSDLEKVVIDEEAVTDIRHGRFIPIENEKKTVAAYYNDQVVAILEKRGDLYKPRKVLIS, encoded by the coding sequence ATGATTAACGGAATTATTAATTTGAAAAAAGCGGCTGGGATGACTAGTCATGACGCTGTTTTTAAACTGCGAAAAATACTTCAAGAAAAAAAGATTGGCCATGGAGGGACACTTGATCCAGACGTCACAGGAGTCTTGCCAATTGCCGTTGGTAAAGCGACGCGAGTTTTGGAATTTATGACCGAATCTGGTAAAGTTTACGAAGGTGAAATCACATTAGGCTATTCAACAACAACAGAGGATGCTAGTGGCGAAGTCGTAAAAAAAACACCAGTAAGCTCTACTTTATCAGAAGAAGATATAGATTTGGCTATGAGGGAGTTTGTAGGGCAGATTACTCAGATTCCTCCTATGTTTTCTGCTGTAAAAGTTAATGGTAAAAAATTATATGAGTATGCTCGTGCAGGTGAAGTGGTCGAACGTCCAGAGAGACAGATCACTATCGGGGAATTTTACAGAACTTCTTCATTAATTCATGAGGATGATACTGTTCGCTTTTCTTTTAGGGTATCTTGTAGTAAAGGGACATATGTCAGAACCTTATCCGTAGATTTAGGGGAGCGTCTGGGTTTTGCTAGCCATATGTCTCAGCTGCAGCGGACAGCTTCGGCTGGTTTAGACTTGTCTCAGTCAGTTACACTTGAAGAAATTGAGTTGCTAGTTGCTAAAAATGACCTCTCTTTTCTTTTGCCAATTGAATTTGGACTTTCTGATCTGGAAAAAGTTGTTATTGATGAAGAGGCAGTGACCGATATCCGCCATGGAAGATTTATCCCTATAGAGAATGAGAAAAAAACAGTAGCAGCTTATTATAATGACCAGGTTGTCGCTATTTTAGAAAAGCGGGGAGACTTGTATAAACCAAGAAAAGTACTAATATCATGA
- a CDS encoding DUF438 domain-containing protein, producing MSDNRIEILKDILLDLHQGASAESVQERFDQHFTGVSALEISMMEHELMASEIGITFEDIMSLCNVHANLFKGAIQESEVPDADQEGHPVYVFKQENLALRAALLRIRRILDNMAKLDDSSILEQLIKGLRHQMTLLGQFDRHYTRKEQLFFPIMEAYGHDAPPVVMWGVDDKIRDLFSEVKQAIDLFPAKTVAEIRERFDLFASEFEEMIFKEESILLMILLESFTQDDWLQIAKESDQYGYAIIKPLKEWRPVRNSFGEENEYPSVEAISSREITDDKTVTVFETEQGTFSLSFTPKIPSSTVGDRYTSQAFGNGFLSVEQADLILNHLPMEITFVNKDDIFQYHNNHTSEKEMIFKRNPSQIGRHVEACHPPRVVDKVKEIIKILKSGQREKVTMWFKSEKREIFVHVTYAAVRNNQGEFEGVLEYVQEIQDFRAIDTDFNREI from the coding sequence ATGTCTGATAATCGTATTGAAATACTAAAAGATATTTTACTCGACCTCCATCAAGGTGCGAGTGCAGAGTCTGTCCAGGAACGCTTCGATCAGCATTTTACGGGTGTCTCCGCTTTGGAAATTTCGATGATGGAACACGAATTAATGGCATCTGAGATAGGCATTACTTTTGAAGATATTATGTCTTTGTGCAATGTTCATGCCAATCTGTTTAAAGGAGCCATTCAGGAGTCTGAAGTTCCTGATGCTGATCAAGAAGGGCATCCTGTTTATGTCTTTAAACAGGAAAATCTGGCTCTTCGTGCAGCTCTGCTTAGAATTCGTCGTATCTTAGATAATATGGCTAAACTAGATGACAGCAGTATACTTGAACAGTTGATTAAGGGGTTAAGACATCAAATGACTCTTTTGGGACAATTTGATCGTCATTATACTCGCAAAGAACAGCTATTTTTCCCGATAATGGAAGCTTATGGGCATGATGCTCCTCCAGTTGTAATGTGGGGAGTTGATGATAAGATTAGAGATTTGTTTTCAGAGGTAAAGCAGGCCATTGATCTTTTTCCTGCTAAGACAGTAGCTGAGATTAGAGAACGCTTTGATTTATTTGCGAGCGAATTCGAAGAAATGATTTTTAAAGAAGAATCTATTTTATTGATGATTCTTTTAGAATCCTTTACCCAAGATGACTGGTTGCAAATAGCCAAGGAGAGTGATCAATATGGTTATGCGATTATTAAGCCTTTAAAAGAGTGGCGTCCCGTTAGAAACTCGTTTGGAGAAGAAAATGAATACCCTTCTGTGGAAGCAATAAGTTCTCGAGAAATAACAGATGACAAGACGGTTACTGTCTTTGAAACAGAACAAGGAACCTTTTCTCTCTCATTTACTCCTAAAATACCGTCTAGTACAGTTGGCGATAGATATACTTCTCAAGCTTTTGGAAATGGTTTTTTATCTGTTGAACAAGCAGACCTTATTCTCAATCATTTACCAATGGAGATAACTTTTGTCAATAAGGATGATATTTTTCAGTATCATAACAATCATACCTCGGAAAAAGAGATGATTTTTAAAAGAAACCCAAGTCAAATTGGTCGTCACGTTGAAGCTTGCCATCCTCCTAGAGTGGTAGACAAGGTCAAAGAGATTATAAAAATTTTAAAATCCGGTCAGAGAGAAAAAGTAACGATGTGGTTTAAGTCTGAGAAAAGGGAGATTTTTGTGCATGTTACTTATGCTGCTGTAAGAAATAATCAAGGAGAATTTGAAGGCGTGTTAGAATACGTTCAGGAAATCCAAGATTTTAGAGCTATTGATACTGATTTTAACAGAGAAATTTAA
- a CDS encoding DUF1858 domain-containing protein, producing the protein MINCIDLTIPVAEVLKEHPELKPLLIDLGFKPLANPMMLNTVAKVTSISAGSKLAGISIEAVKETLLCNGYEIKE; encoded by the coding sequence GTGATTAATTGTATTGATTTGACAATTCCTGTCGCAGAGGTATTAAAAGAGCATCCAGAGTTAAAGCCACTTTTGATTGACTTAGGTTTTAAACCGTTAGCTAATCCCATGATGCTTAATACAGTAGCGAAGGTAACAAGTATATCAGCTGGTTCTAAATTGGCAGGTATTTCTATAGAAGCTGTTAAAGAAACCTTGTTATGTAATGGTTATGAGATTAAGGAGTGA
- a CDS encoding DUF2130 domain-containing protein, whose translation MNEIKCPHCQTIFTINETEYSQLLEQVRTKEFEHDLLERVSSEKRLIEEQLKNELQTQVGEKEQEILRLKHAIETFEQNQSLELQAVVSQKDADISELQQKLDKVVADNALALAQVISEKDKENQELQAKINLISLEKDKEKQEALHAIQQEKDQMANQLVLQEQKKELDKQSLLSQHQTELAQKDELIAYYKDFKAKQSTKMIGESLEQHCEYEFNRLRMTAFPNAQFSKDNDAKTGSKGDYIYREFDENGIEIISIMFEMKNEADQTASKKKNEHFFKELDKDRREKKCEYAVLVSLLEVDSELYNNGIVDVSYQYPKMYVVRPQFFIPIITLLRNAALNSLKYKQELAIVKEQHIDITHFEEDLNVFKTAFSKNYQSASKNFQKAIDEIDKSIKRMEAVKAALTTSENQLRLANNKLEDVSVKKLTRQNPTMKSKFDAL comes from the coding sequence ATGAATGAAATAAAGTGCCCTCACTGTCAAACAATTTTTACAATCAATGAGACTGAATATAGTCAGTTGTTAGAACAAGTGAGAACCAAAGAATTTGAACATGATCTTTTAGAGAGAGTTTCGTCTGAAAAACGTCTTATTGAAGAGCAGCTAAAAAATGAATTGCAAACTCAAGTGGGAGAAAAAGAACAAGAAATTTTGAGATTAAAGCATGCTATAGAAACTTTTGAACAAAATCAATCACTCGAATTACAGGCCGTAGTGTCACAAAAGGATGCTGATATTAGCGAGCTACAACAAAAATTAGATAAAGTAGTTGCTGACAATGCTTTAGCTTTAGCTCAAGTAATATCTGAAAAAGATAAAGAGAATCAAGAATTACAAGCAAAAATTAATTTAATATCCCTTGAAAAAGATAAAGAAAAGCAAGAAGCCTTGCATGCCATCCAGCAAGAAAAAGATCAAATGGCTAATCAGCTCGTATTACAAGAACAGAAAAAAGAGCTAGATAAACAATCTTTGCTTAGTCAACATCAGACTGAGTTAGCACAAAAAGATGAATTGATTGCTTACTATAAAGATTTTAAAGCTAAACAATCAACAAAGATGATTGGTGAAAGCCTAGAACAACACTGTGAATATGAATTTAACCGTTTACGCATGACAGCTTTTCCAAATGCACAGTTTTCTAAGGATAATGACGCTAAAACCGGATCAAAAGGTGATTATATTTATCGAGAATTTGATGAAAACGGCATTGAGATTATTTCGATAATGTTTGAAATGAAAAACGAAGCTGATCAGACAGCGTCGAAAAAGAAAAATGAACATTTTTTTAAAGAATTGGATAAGGATCGGCGTGAGAAAAAATGTGAATATGCTGTTTTAGTATCACTATTAGAAGTGGACAGTGAACTTTATAACAATGGTATCGTTGATGTCTCTTATCAATACCCGAAAATGTATGTCGTACGGCCCCAGTTCTTCATCCCCATTATTACTTTACTGAGAAATGCAGCTTTAAATTCTTTAAAATACAAACAAGAATTAGCTATTGTTAAAGAGCAACACATTGATATTACACATTTTGAAGAAGATTTAAATGTATTTAAAACAGCTTTTTCTAAAAATTACCAATCTGCTAGTAAGAATTTTCAAAAGGCTATTGATGAGATTGATAAGTCAATTAAGCGGATGGAAGCTGTGAAAGCTGCCCTGACAACAAGTGAAAATCAACTGCGTTTGGCTAATAATAAATTGGAAGATGTCTCTGTTAAGAAGCTTACTCGACAGAATCCAACTATGAAAAGTAAGTTTGATGCACTTTGA
- a CDS encoding restriction endonuclease subunit S, which translates to MQHSLILEDIATIFKGRAVPSKAEGDRIAVINIVDVQNGIIDYDQLKSYDEKESLVLKYYLKSGDLLISSKGTQLKLAIFEEQNKPVVASSNFTIIRPSSKVRGYYLKLFFETETGRKLLMETDRGKSVMNLSTSDIAGISIPMIPLVKQDYAISRYLRGQADYQRKLERANQEWQYIEDEVKRTLFPK; encoded by the coding sequence TTGCAGCATAGTTTGATTTTGGAAGACATTGCAACTATCTTTAAAGGGAGGGCAGTTCCTTCTAAGGCTGAGGGAGATAGGATTGCTGTTATTAATATTGTAGATGTTCAAAATGGTATTATTGATTATGATCAACTAAAATCCTATGATGAAAAAGAATCATTAGTTTTGAAATACTATTTAAAGTCTGGTGATCTTTTGATCTCATCAAAAGGAACTCAGTTAAAATTAGCAATTTTTGAAGAACAAAACAAGCCAGTGGTAGCTTCATCTAATTTCACAATTATCCGTCCCTCTTCTAAGGTCAGAGGATATTATCTGAAATTATTTTTTGAGACAGAAACTGGTCGGAAGTTATTGATGGAAACAGATCGTGGCAAGTCTGTTATGAATTTATCAACGAGCGATATTGCTGGGATATCGATACCCATGATACCACTAGTCAAGCAAGATTATGCGATAAGTCGCTATTTGAGAGGGCAGGCTGATTATCAACGAAAATTGGAAAGAGCCAATCAAGAATGGCAATATATAGAGGATGAGGTTAAGCGAACATTATTCCCAAAATAG
- a CDS encoding GntR family transcriptional regulator, whose product MRSVNSEVRSSKYQQVAVAVAKRIADGDYEVGEKLKSRSTLASTFNVSPETARKGLNILADMHIVSLKHGSGAIVLSKEKAEDFLKNYESTHSIAMIKNKIRENIKKQVDELESLTDLVDEYLLQSQSVSRKYPFTPYEIILTESASHLGESIRDLNIWHQTGATIVGIEHEGILLLSPSPYAVLEPGDHIFFVGDDLAYSRLKNLFNLNVGL is encoded by the coding sequence ATGCGAAGTGTTAATTCAGAAGTTAGAAGTTCTAAGTATCAACAAGTAGCTGTCGCAGTTGCCAAACGGATTGCTGATGGTGACTATGAAGTAGGTGAAAAACTGAAGTCACGCTCAACATTAGCAAGTACCTTTAATGTCTCACCAGAAACAGCACGAAAAGGCTTAAATATTCTGGCTGACATGCATATTGTTAGTTTGAAGCATGGTAGCGGAGCTATCGTACTGTCAAAAGAAAAAGCAGAAGATTTTTTAAAAAATTATGAATCTACACATTCTATTGCAATGATAAAGAATAAGATTCGTGAAAACATTAAAAAACAAGTCGATGAGCTAGAGTCACTAACAGATTTAGTTGATGAGTATTTGTTGCAGAGCCAGTCTGTTAGTCGAAAATACCCATTTACACCTTATGAAATTATTTTGACAGAATCAGCAAGTCACTTGGGGGAATCTATTCGTGACTTAAATATATGGCATCAAACGGGAGCGACGATTGTTGGTATTGAGCATGAAGGAATACTGCTGTTATCACCTAGTCCATATGCAGTTCTTGAGCCAGGGGATCATATCTTTTTTGTAGGTGATGATTTGGCTTATTCTAGACTGAAAAATCTTTTTAATCTCAATGTAGGATTATAA